TGTCGGAAGATAAGAGCACTAAAGAGACGAAGATCGGGACGGTTGTTGAGGCATTGCCTGATACGATGTTTCGGGTGAAGCTTGATGATGGTAAAGTGATGCTTACTTATCTAGGAGGTAAGATGCGGCATTTCCGTATTAGAGTTTTAGTAGGTGATCAGGTGAAAGTAGAATTAAATCCTTATGATTTGTTAAGAGGTCGTATCGTACAGCAATTATGACTCTTCAACAAGTTTATGGTAATGTTGAGCAAGTTGAAACATGAAAGTTAGAGCATCGGTGAAAAAAATGTGTGCCAAGTGCAAGATCATCCGCCGGAAGGGGGTCGTGCGGGTCATCTGCGTGCACGGCCGGCACAAGCAGCGCCAGGGATGATGCGATGATCGCCTCAGCATCCGCACAGGGAAGGGGCTAGTCCGTGGCCCGCATTGCAGGGGTCGATTTACCCCGGAACAAATCCGTGGCCTACGCGCTGCCTTCCATATTTGGCATTGGACT
The Candidatus Neomarinimicrobiota bacterium DNA segment above includes these coding regions:
- the infA gene encoding translation initiation factor IF-1; translation: MSEDKSTKETKIGTVVEALPDTMFRVKLDDGKVMLTYLGGKMRHFRIRVLVGDQVKVELNPYDLLRGRIVQQL
- the rpmJ gene encoding 50S ribosomal protein L36; amino-acid sequence: MKVRASVKKMCAKCKIIRRKGVVRVICVHGRHKQRQG